agaagggaatggctacccactccagtattcttgcctggagaattccatggatgaggagcctggtgggctacagtccatggagtcacaaagagtcagacacggctgagtgactaatactttcacaaaATCCCAGCTAGACCTTTCAGggcttttggtttttgtttttctttttcctgtgtatTAATGAATCAGTCAAGCCCATCCTTTACCTTTGCCATGTGAGAGCATTCATCAGTTACTGTATATCACGAGATTGCAAGCCCCTTGAGAGCAAGAACCGGACAGGAATTTTCATGATGCAAAAGCTATGCGACCGTGGACATGTGTAAGAGCTTGATAACCCTAGACACGCCTCGAATAGAGATGGTGCATAATGCACTTCTCTTGACCTCTCCCTGTGTCTCCGCACCCTGCCTGCGGAAGGGCACTGCACCACTGGCTGGGtctgtgggggcgggggagggtctGTCCACAGGCCACGCCCGCCTGTCCCTGCTGGCACCCTGAACTCTTAGTACTCCAACCAGAGATcaacccacccccgcccccaccccccgcattGGAAATCCAAGCCTTAAGtggtggactgccagggaagtccacaccCTGAATTCTatgtcccagctctgccattttactttcccttttcttctgtgAGGCACAGGGAATATATTAGTCATATGACAAAAGCAGGATGGGATAGTTTAAGAATGGTTTACTTTAAAAAGTCTGGTAAGTGAAAGCCCAAAGAGTGGACTGTGAAGAGGACCTGCCAAGCAGAGAGTCTGGGAGAACTGGAATAAGAATGAGAGAAGGAAACTCAGTTTGGAAATACTCTGATGTAAGCTTTTCAGCCCATGTGCCACTGAATTTAGGTAAGTTAGGAAGAGTTGTAGTACCTCAGAGTAATTAGAACAGAGATTTTAAGATCAGGGAGGGATTTCTTTCTGGTGATActgagcaaattatttaacctctctgaacctcaattttcCCACAATATAAGATGAAGGAAATATATTCAgcttatgagaattaaatgagagaagTAAAATCAGTCAACAGAGGGTTTAACACATTTGTCACCCCTTCAGTAAATAATGATGCCTGTTACCAGAGCTCTTAACAAGGGAAGTGCAAGGGCAAAGCAGAACttgcccccccaccaccacctcgcCGCCAGGTCAGCCAGGCTTacgacatgaacttggacaagtcATTTCCCACATCACTGTGAGACAACAGTGCAGGGATGCGCCATGAGGATGTGGCCGGATGGCTGACGACATTGGGAAGTGACTTAGGAGGAAAGCGGGCGGGATGCCTGCTCTGAGAGGCGTCACCTCTCCACTTGCTCTGTGATGTTTCAGTCCCGGGAAGACAAGCGCCATGTCTCTGAGCAGCGCCTTCCAGGCTGTGGGCAACGACCCTGGGATCATCACCTGGAGAATAGAGGTGAGCTGGGCGGGACAGGGCACCTCCTGGGCCGCCGAAAGCCCCCAACACTGAGTTTCCTGCTAGTGGCTCGGCAGCAGTGAGAGGCAGCGCTGAAGAGCACAGTCTCCTATTCTTGCACAGAGCGGGGTGGCAGGGGGGAGGTGAGGTGGAAGAAATGCTCTTCACAAGCAAAAATAAGCTGGCCCTTTATCCAGCCATCTGCACTTCCAGTAAATGCCCTGGAGAGATGGGTGGGGCCCAGGCCACCCAGAGAGCCAAGACTACTGGCTGCTGTAGTCAGGACAATGGAACCTGTCTTCCACGGGGCACTCTGGCTCCTGCAAAGTAGGAGGAGGTTTGGGTACAGCATAGATGGGGGCCCTGCTCATCCCTTCTACTCCGGCTTGAGCCCCTCTGGCTGACCCGGAGCGCCACCGGTCTGTAGCTGGGAACCGCCCTGGCCCAGAAAGCCTTacctcctcctccctgctctgAGCCCAGTGAGGGACTGCTGCATAAAACCCAGAGGAGATGCCCACCTCACTATCGTCCTCAAGAGGGGTCACAGCTGCCTAGCAAGCTGCTCAGAGCCAGGTCACTCCCACTGCTTTTAAGGCTCCCCGTGCATTTAACAACTAATAGGAACAAAAAGTTACACAAATTGTGGGATAGTTAACATTCTCACATTTgacacacatattttatatagaatataCTCACATAGAACCGCAGGTTTACCTCTTTGGAGACAGTGATGAAAGTCCCCATCAGAGGCCACATGAACGGCTCTCCTGGGACGAGCCAGACATGCTATGACAGATGCATCAGAGCTCCAATCCAGACTCCAGACAGGAGCCCTCAGCACGGAACCTGCACACAGCCAGCCCTCAGCCCCCAGAGCCTCACAGAATCCGGGTACTCCACTCCGTTCTCAGACCTCGGCCGGTGCTGGGTGGATGGAGTcagtgctggagaccctggtGCTTCGGCTCAGAGACTTGAGGCTCTTCCTTGAGGGCTTACACCCAACTGCATAGGACTGAGGGGGCTCACCAGGTTGCTCAGTGTAGTGAGATGAGACCAGGCAGGTGGTAGGAGGAGGGCAGACCCAGGGCTGTGCAGGCGGAGCTCAGCAGAAGCTGGAGGGATGTGCGCTCATCCTGGGGCTGGCCGCCATGACCCGTTGGGGACATCTCCCTACCTTTCCACCCACTCCCCAGCCCTGTCACCTGTGCCAAATAATAGCATGGAGGGAGGAGGCTTGTGGGACGAGGGGGAAGGGATGTAGCCTATCCACACCCCTTGTCCTTCCAGAAAATGGAGCTGGCGCTGGTGCCTCTGAGCGCCCACGGCAACTTCTATGAGGGAGACTGCTACGTCATCCTCTCGGTGAGCACCGTCCGCCCTCTCCCCTGATTCTCACAAGCTCCTCCCCAGAGAGCCAGCtccggggcttccctgggagaTTTGCCCACAAAATTAATCAGGCCTCTGGTATCCGTCTTGATTCTTCCTCGCTGTTGCATGGAACAGGCTTCCAGTTTGACTATCAAAGGCTGTGCTTAGGCCAGGGTTTTAAATTTTGCATCTGAATGGGGGAGAGGTGTGGCCGTCAGTCTGAACATCAGCATGTGGCCCATAGCCAGGCTTCAGCCTCCTGAGCCCAGACCCCAGATTACAGTGCTGTGGAGGAAGGCCAGGTGGACACAGGGCCGTCTCTGGCCTCAAAGTGCTCACCTAGCCGAGGGAACAGTCTCCCACATGGACGGTGCCGACAGAGCCACGCTGGGAGACAGCAGCTCTATACAGCTGTGAGGGTGCAGGGGTGCAAATGAGCAACAAGAGAACTCTTGCCTGCATTCCAACCTGGCAAGATTTCCCCCTACCTCTGCTTATGTGGAGGACAGTAAGCTGTCAGCATTCCCCAAATGTAGGGAGGGACTCAGGCTGGTAGGGCTTGAGTCACGGAACAGGTCTGCCCAGGGGCCACTGTAGGGGGCAAGAGACTGCAGAGCAGGACACAGAGGCCTGAGCCTGCCGAGAATGGGACACAAGCCACCCTAGGCAGCTACCTTCCCAGGCCAGAGGGGCGAACCAGCCCTTGAGCCAATCTCTTTGACTACACCCCAGACCCGGAGAGTGGGCTGCCTCCTCTCCCAAGACATCCACTTCTGGATTGGGAAGGACTCCTCCCAGGATGAACAGAGCTGCGCAGCCATCTACACTACGCAGCTGGACGACTACTTGGGGGGCAGCCCCGTTCAGCACCGGGAGGTCCAGTACCACGAGTCCGACACCTTCCGTGGCTACTTCAAGCAGGGCATCATGTGAGTAGCTGGGCACACAGCAAGGATGTAGACGTGGTCCACCAAAGAGGAAACCCAAAGGCTAAAAAGTATGCGAAGaaagtaatcagagaaatgcGAATCAAAACAAAGCTGTCCTCTCCACCAGTGTAAGTTAGAGAGCTGGGTGGTGCTGAGTGTTGGCAAGGCTGTGGGGAGATGGGCACCCGGGGGCCCTGCCGGTGGGAACGAGGACTGGCCCAGTGTTCCGGAGGGCAGTCTGCTACTGCCACAAGGGCACGGGAGCCAGAATGTTCACAGTGGTATTAGTGGTGGTGAGAAGCTGCAGGCAGTGGGGCATGTGCCTCCCCCAGGGAGACTGAACAGGAGAAACACTCCGAGACAGCAGGGAGTACCATGCCATCACATTAGAGACACATCTGACCTGTGGACACACCTTAAAAACACTGGGCTTAAGGAACACAGGAAGAAACAGGCTTGAAATATAGAACAGAATGCCAATTCCTGTTTGTAAAAAATGACATAAGCACAAAACAACAGGCCATGTTTTATcagaatgaaaatagaaagatAGATGTTAAACGGTTAGAATGGATGCCTATGGTGGGGAGGAAAAGGCAGGGAGGGGAGTTTATGCAGATAAAAGGGAACACATACACTGCAAGAGCGGGGTCTTGTAAAGGCCGGTGATGACAGCCTGCCATGAACTGAGGAGTTTGATCACCTCCAAACTTTACACTGGAGATTGACAACAAAAGGATTCCAAGGAGCTCAAGCGTTCTGAGGCTGCTTGAAGGCCAGCTTCTTGCAGGTGAGCAGTCCTCACTGAGGCCCCATTGGGCACAGAGCAgcctgctgaaccaccagggaacccagcAACGGAGGCCCTCTGCTCCCGGGGGCTTTCTGGGCACCCTTCACGTGTGGGATGCCTAGAGGAGGCTGGGTTGGGGTGAGAACCAGAGGCAGGAGAGTGGTTTCCGGGAGTGAGTTGGTCTTCAGGCCACGGGAGATGGCCTGAAGAGGGCCCTGCCCCAACACACATGATGTTCAGcttcaagaacaaaacaaaacaagctcTTCCTGCCGTGGGGATTATCACTCCTCTGTCTGGAGGTCTAGTCCTCCGGTGGTTGGTTCCTACTCTTAATATCTCAACTCAAATGTCAGTCCTCCAGAGAAGACAGCCCCAAATGTTCGGTCAAAAAGCCTCCACTAGGGGCAACTCTGTGGCAGGGGTGACCAGCATCAGTGTTTGCCTTGCTCATTTACTGTCATCACCCATGTGGGCAAAGGCTGCCTCTGTGTGGCCCACCACTCTCTCCCCAGGACCTGGCAAACAGCAGGTTCTCAGTAAATAACGCAACGGCTGTTCCCTCAGCTACAAGAAAGGGGGTGTGGCCTCTGGGATGAAGCACGTGGAGACCAACGCCTACAACGTGAAGCGGCTGCTGCATgtgaaagggaagagaaacaTCCGGGCCACCGAGGTCAGTCCTGCCCCTATCTGTCCTGGGCCTGAGGCCTCTCCGCCTGGCACCCAGGAATTCCTTCTGCCCTATGTCTGTCTCTTCCCTGCAGGTGGAAATGAGCTGGGACAGTTTTAACCGAGGGGATGTCTTCCTGCTGGATCTTGGGAAGGTCATCGTCCAGTGGAACGGCCCAGAGAGCAGCAGTGGGGAGCGCCTGAAGGTGTGGCCCATGCGGTCGGCCCCTCCTTTCCCCCAGctactctttccttctttcccggCTGGCTCTTTCCTGCCCTTCCAGCCAGATGCCTGCCTTTGAGCAGCATCTGTTTCAGAGATAGGCCACATGACTGAGGCTGCAACTCAGCCTGGGGTTCCTCAGTATCAGGGTAACCCCTGTGTCTGGGATCCAGGCTGTTTCTCTTGGAGCTAAGGGCATCCCCGGCCTTCTTTACAGGCAATGCTTCTGGCAAAGGATATTCGGGACAGGGAGCGAGGGGGCCGTGCTGAGATAGGAGTGATCGAGGGAGACAAGGAGGCAGCCAGCCCGGAGCTGATGAAGGTCCTTCAGGACACCCTCGGCCGGCGCTCCATTATCCAACCGGCAGTCCCAGATGAGGTCATAGATCAGCAGCAGAAATCAAACATCACATTGTATCAGTGAGTAGCTAAGGCTGGCTGCTGATTGGAAGCTGGGGTCAGGGGAAGGTGGCCCCCAGAGAAACAAGCACTTCTGCTTGGCTTCATTTGGGGTGCAGGCACCTGGGtttctttcagtctttctttGAATGCAGCTTCTACAAGGAGTTTGTTGTTCCCTGAGCAGCTACTGTCTGCTCTTGTTAGCAATGATTCCTGATCTCTGGGAGAGAATGTTCCTTGACTCAAGTCTATGCATCCCAGGGGTGTGGACAGGATAATGTCAGGGGAAGGGTAGAGATAATATTCAGGAAAGAGATGCACAGAAGGCTCCCCCAGACAACAGTGTCCATCACATCCCAGTCCGCACTCATGCCATGCCTGTCGCAAGAAGTCAAACTCTACCCAGAAACTCCATCCTAAGACCAAGCCAGGAAATAACAAACTGACCACATGATGCTTTGTAGAAGGGAATGTACAGGCTAACTTCTCCCCTTCTCCAGTGTCTCGGATTCATCTGGGCAGCTGGTGGTCACAGAGGTAGCGACGAGGCCTCTGGTCCAGGACTTACTGAATCCTGATGTGAGTAGCACTTGGGTGGGCTTGGCTTGGGGTAGCCGGACCTGGCTTCAGAGGCAGGCCCCACGGAGAGGCCTTCCTTATGGTTTCGGGCAGCAGTAACCACTTTTGTCCCTGGCCATCTGCTTCAGGACTGCTACATCCTGGACCAAAGTGGAACCAAGATCTATGTGTGGAAAGGAAGAGGAGCCACAAAGGTTGAGAAACAGATGGCCATGTCTAAAGCCCTGGTAGGAGCTATGGACATGCAGTATTATCCAAAAAGTCTGTTCACGAAACATCAGAGGTGCTCAGAGAGCCATATTAGGTGCTGGAGCACAAAACATCACAGTTATATCCATGACTtcaaagtcagacagacaaactgggattcaaatccaggtctagTGTTACTTCCTGGGGTTGTTGTGATGGTTAAATAACATTTGTAAAGCATTTAAACACACTGGCACACACACCTTCCCAATAAAAGGTGGCTGTTATTATTGAAGGCAATACCACACATCAACAGCCCTGTCCTCAAGGAACTTATGACATTATTGTGCAGCATCCTGCAGCTGAACCAAGCAGGATGCATCtaccaagcaaaaaaaaaaaaacaaatgaaagtgaTGCAAAATCAGTAGAGTACAGAAGTGCTGAAGGAATATACtagacagaatttaaaaaaaaaatcagtaataatCATGACCAATGAAGGAATGCCAAAATGTTCCATTTAGTCCTTTCCTTGAGGCAGCTAGCGTGGTCCCTAGACAGAAGTGAGTTAGAATTTGACTTTGACTCCCAGAAGGGAACAATCCTACCCAATGGCTTCAAAGGGGTAAATTACCAGTCAAGCCAAGAAACCAGTGCATTCCCTGACTGACCTGccctttgggggtggggggtaccCACAGGACTTCATCAGGATGAAGGGCTACCCCAGCAGCACCAACGTGGAGACCGTCAATGACGGTGCCGAGTCAGCCATGTTCAAGCAGCTGTTCCAGAAGTGGACGGTGAAGGAACAGACCGTGGGTCTGGGGAAAACGTTCAGCGTGGGTAAAGTTGGTAAGACTGCCCCCAGATGGTGTTCTCATTGTGGGGAGTCTCTAGAAAGATGGGCATGGATGCTTTTCATTCACCTGGCTTCTCCCAACCCCTTCTCTGCAGCGAAGGTTTTCCAGGATAAATTTGATGTAACTCTGCTGCACACCAAACCAGAGGTGGCAGCCCAGGAAAGAATGGTGGATGACGGCAACGGCAAAGTTGAGGTAATAAGCCCAGTGACCCATGTGCCAGGGCAGGCAGGGCACCGGTCTCCTGGCTGCTTTGCTGCAGAGGAGCGCACAGGATCCTGTGTCTCCTCTGTTTCCCTTGTCATCTCTGGGGCCTCGGGACTCTTCCCTAAGAGGTGTCTGCATCTTCAGGGTTCTCCCACAATTCTTCAGGGAAGGGAAAGGTAGGCATCCCAGTGTGCTGTCAACAGCTCACCTGGCAGACGCATTCAAATGACCTCTGAGCTGTGATGGGGGTGCGCCTGACCAGGGATGACCTACTTCTCCGGATTCAAATCATGCAAATGGGATAAGCCCTCAGTACTGGGAAGAAGCACCAGAGGATAAGGGGTACTGTGAATGGACCTTTGTGCCTCATCCCACCTGGATTCTCTGCTCAGCATGGCCCAGTTCCCTCCAGGTGGCTGTTTGTTCAAAGAGGACTCCCCCCATCTCTGGGGAACTGTGTCTCTTCTATGCCCAGGTCTGGAGGATAGAAAACCTGGAGCTGGTCCCCGTGGAGCACCAGTGGTATGGCTTCTTTTATGGGGGAGACTGCTATCTGGTTCTCTATACGTACGAGATGCATGGGAAGCCTCATTACATCCTGTATATCTGGCAGGTAGGCCTGGGGCAGGCTCTTAGCTTTGGATCCTGGTGCTTCCTCTGGCCACTGAGCTGGGGCCAGGGGTGGCAGGGACCCATTGCACCCTTCTCACCCCTGCAGGGCTGCCACGCCTCACAGGATGAGCTGGCAGCCTCGGCATATCAGGCGGTAGAGGTGGACCAGCAGTTTGAAGGGGCCCCTGTGCAGGTTCGGGTTACCATGGGAAAGGAGCCGCGCCACTTCATGGCCATCTTCAAAGGAAAGCTGGTCATCTTTGAGGTGAGAAACCTAAG
This window of the Bos taurus isolate L1 Dominette 01449 registration number 42190680 breed Hereford chromosome 5, ARS-UCD2.0, whole genome shotgun sequence genome carries:
- the AVIL gene encoding advillin isoform X2 — its product is MSLSSAFQAVGNDPGIITWRIEKMELALVPLSAHGNFYEGDCYVILSTRRVGCLLSQDIHFWIGKDSSQDEQSCAAIYTTQLDDYLGGSPVQHREVQYHESDTFRGYFKQGIIYKKGGVASGMKHVETNAYNVKRLLHVKGKRNIRATEVEMSWDSFNRGDVFLLDLGKVIVQWNGPESSSGERLKAMLLAKDIRDRERGGRAEIGVIEGDKEAASPELMKVLQDTLGRRSIIQPAVPDEVIDQQQKSNITLYHVSDSSGQLVVTEVATRPLVQDLLNPDDCYILDQSGTKIYVWKGRGATKVEKQMAMSKALDFIRMKGYPSSTNVETVNDGAESAMFKQLFQKWTVKEQTVGLGKTFSVGKVAKVFQDKFDVTLLHTKPEVAAQERMVDDGNGKVEVWRIENLELVPVEHQWYGFFYGGDCYLVLYTYEMHGKPHYILYIWQGCHASQDELAASAYQAVEVDQQFEGAPVQVRVTMGKEPRHFMAIFKGKLVIFEGGTSRKGNAEPDPPVRLFQIQGHNKSNTKAVEVPAFTSSLNSNDVFLLRTQAEHYLWFGKGSSGDERAMAKELAGLLCDGTENTVAEGQEPAEFWDLLGGKTPYASDKRLQQEILDVQSRLFECSNKTGRFTVTEIIDFTQDDLNPGDVMLLDTWDQVFLWIGAEANAAEKKSALSTAQEYLHTHPSGRDTGTPILIVKQGFEPPIFTGWFLAWDPHVWSAGKSYEQLKEELGDAVAITRITADMRDTTLALNSEPKYYPLEVLLKNQSQELPEDVNPAKKENYLSEKDFVSVFGITRGQFAALPGWKQLQMKKEKGLF
- the AVIL gene encoding advillin isoform X1 — encoded protein: MSLSSAFQAVGNDPGIITWRIEKMELALVPLSAHGNFYEGDCYVILSTRRVGCLLSQDIHFWIGKDSSQDEQSCAAIYTTQLDDYLGGSPVQHREVQYHESDTFRGYFKQGIIYKKGGVASGMKHVETNAYNVKRLLHVKGKRNIRATEVEMSWDSFNRGDVFLLDLGKVIVQWNGPESSSGERLKAMLLAKDIRDRERGGRAEIGVIEGDKEAASPELMKVLQDTLGRRSIIQPAVPDEVIDQQQKSNITLYHVSDSSGQLVVTEVATRPLVQDLLNPDDCYILDQSGTKIYVWKGRGATKVEKQMAMSKALDFIRMKGYPSSTNVETVNDGAESAMFKQLFQKWTVKEQTVGLGKTFSVGKVGKTAPRWCSHCGESLERWAWMLFIHLASPNPFSAAKVFQDKFDVTLLHTKPEVAAQERMVDDGNGKVEVWRIENLELVPVEHQWYGFFYGGDCYLVLYTYEMHGKPHYILYIWQGCHASQDELAASAYQAVEVDQQFEGAPVQVRVTMGKEPRHFMAIFKGKLVIFEGGTSRKGNAEPDPPVRLFQIQGHNKSNTKAVEVPAFTSSLNSNDVFLLRTQAEHYLWFGKGSSGDERAMAKELAGLLCDGTENTVAEGQEPAEFWDLLGGKTPYASDKRLQQEILDVQSRLFECSNKTGRFTVTEIIDFTQDDLNPGDVMLLDTWDQVFLWIGAEANAAEKKSALSTAQEYLHTHPSGRDTGTPILIVKQGFEPPIFTGWFLAWDPHVWSAGKSYEQLKEELGDAVAITRITADMRDTTLALNSEPKYYPLEVLLKNQSQELPEDVNPAKKENYLSEKDFVSVFGITRGQFAALPGWKQLQMKKEKGLF